The following coding sequences lie in one Arabidopsis thaliana chromosome 3, partial sequence genomic window:
- a CDS encoding Transducin family protein / WD-40 repeat family protein (Transducin family protein / WD-40 repeat family protein; FUNCTIONS IN: nucleotide binding; INVOLVED IN: biological_process unknown; LOCATED IN: chloroplast; EXPRESSED IN: 22 plant structures; EXPRESSED DURING: 14 growth stages; CONTAINS InterPro DOMAIN/s: WD40 repeat-like-containing domain (InterPro:IPR011046), WD40/YVTN repeat-like-containing domain (InterPro:IPR015943); BEST Arabidopsis thaliana protein match is: Transducin family protein / WD-40 repeat family protein (TAIR:AT2G26610.1); Has 161 Blast hits to 141 proteins in 59 species: Archae - 0; Bacteria - 0; Metazoa - 89; Fungi - 4; Plants - 44; Viruses - 0; Other Eukaryotes - 24 (source: NCBI BLink).), with the protein MAASKPSPTDTWDSTLPGPPSRNNFGSADLSPSGLFAFASGSSVSVVDSRSLQLVSTIPLPPPPGALSPFVTSVRWIPLPLPRDLLSTEPSASHLLLAVADRHGRVALVDFHLRSVVVWLNPSSDPKLGIQDLCWVQARHDSHVLAAISGSSFLSLYTTSGGLFWKYDAGTEILSCLRRDPYDSRHFCVLGLKGFLLSVKVLGDSENDVVIQEMQIKTDFSELPRLEREAASNGNSSSSSPASAAFPLYFARFAFSPHWKNILFVTFPRELLVFDLQYETPLSTTPLPRGCAKFLDILPDPNKELLYCGHVDGRLSIWRRKEGEQVHVMCTMEEFMPSIGMSIPSPSALAVLLSHSDSTMQTITKIHPDGTSSIDFDNPFDFYDESLLVSKTTFISLSDDGKIWKWVLSAEGVEDALKNASDLDMGIGATEAALPGAIQENDSSSLDDELVVAPTNRSRGHTSGSSMEKSDLSFKKFGVTRAYTCLLRSMQISLTGQLQLLSSTVSTLAVPSPSLTATLARGGNIPAAAVPLVALGTQSGTIDVVDVSTNAVAASTSVHTGVVRGLRWLGNSRLVSFSYSQVNDKSRGYINRLVVTCLRSGLNKPFRDLQKPERTPIRALRTSSSGRSSRILLHYFKDEELLYLLILFRDAPVEVWAMTKHPVMLRSLALPFTVVEWTLPAVPRPGQGGPSKQSLSASEGVTASGDSWAVIDIFSASVGSDGSQEETVESFAFALVNGALGVFEVQGRRIRDFRPKWPSTSFVPSDGLVTAMAYRLPHVVMGDRSGNIRWWDVTTGQSSAFNSHRDGIRRIKFSPVVAGDRSRGRVAVLFNDNTFSVFDLDSPDPLAQSLLQPQIPGTLVLELDWLPLRTDKNDPLVLCIAGADSTFRLVEVTVNEKKAGFVPQSKSVKERFRPMPMYSPILLPVPHALALRMILQLGVKPSWFNTSSTTLEKRPHLIRGMASSSKDLRSYMIQLPPLGDPVVPEMLLKILEPYRKEGCLLDDERAKLYADVVKKGYAARFAFAASVFGETSEALFWLQLPQAIRHLMNKLTRRSPQKISSPTLDSGADEVAMPSKIPSTGLSSPEARKIDSMCDGSLRLMAFEREELRTRANERLPWHEKLDGEDCIQKQVHELISVGNLEAAVSLLLSSAPDSPYFYPNALRAVALASAVSKSLLDLALKVVAANMVRTDNSLTGTHLLCAVGRHQEACSQLQDSGRWTDAATLAATHLEGSDYARVLQRWADHVLHAEHNVWRALILYVAAGSLQEALAALREVQQPDTVAMFVLACQEIHSEIITELSTQDEESESASGDGTVPLPDLPGLESGKEEVTAVCEYFQQYQRKLVHLCMDSQPYTD; encoded by the exons ATGGCAGCATCGAAGCCATCACCAACCGATACCTGGGATTCTACTCTCCCCGGTCCTCCCAGCCGTAACAACTTCGGATCCGCCGATCTCAGTCCCTCCGGTCTCTTCGCCTTTGCCTCTGGCTCCTCCGTCTCTGTCGTCGATTCTCGTTCTCTCCAGCTCGTTTCCACTATCCCTCTCCCTCCTCCTCCCGGTGCTCTCTCTCCCTTCGTCACTTCCGTCCGTTGGATTCCTCTCCCTCTCCCCCGCGATCTACTCTCCACCGAACCCTCCGCCTCTCACCTTCTCCTCGCCGTTGCAGATCGCCACGGCCGTGTCGCTCTCGTTGACTTCCATCTTCGCTCCGTCGTCGTCTGGCTTAATCCTTCCTCCGATCCCAAGCTCGGAATTCAAGACCTTTGTTGGGTTCAAGCTCGCCACGATTCTCATGTCCTCGCTGCGATTTCTGGATCTTCGTTTCTCTCGCTCTACACGACCTCCGGTGGACTTTTCTGGAAGTACGATGCCGGCACGGAGATTCTCTCCTGTCTCCGCCGCGATCCCTATGATTCTCGCCATTTCTGTGTGCTTGGCCTTAAAGGATTCCTATTGTCGGTTAAGGTACTTGGAGATAGTGAGAACGATGTTGTGATTCAGGAGATGCAGATAAAGACAGATTTCAGTGAGCTACCGAGGTTGGAAAGAGAGGCAGCTAGTAATGGCAattcatcatcgtcttcgCCTGCTTCAGCCGCATTTCCGTTATACTTTGCTAGATTTGCCTTCTCGCCACATTGGAAGAATATACTCTTTGTGACGTTTCCTAGGGAGCTATTGGTGTTTGATCTGCAATATGAGACGCCCCTCTCGACTACGCCATTACCTCGTGGTTGCGCCAAGTTTCTTGATATCTTGCCTGATCCAAACAAGGAGTTGCTTTATTGTGGTCATGTCGATGGCAGGCTCAGCATTTGGCGTCGGAAAGA AGGAGAACAGGTGCATGTCATGTGTACCATGGAAGAGTTTATGCCATCTATTGGAATGTCCATCCCGTCTCCTTCCGCTCTGGCTGTTCTACTCAGTCATTCAGACTCCACAATGCAAACCATTACAAAAATTCACCCGGATGGAACCTCTTCTATAGATTTTGATAACCCATTTGACTTTTATGACGAAAGTCTTCTTGTTTCTAAGACAACTTTTATCTCCCTATCTGATGATGGCAAAATATGGAAGTGGGTCTTAAGTGCTGAAGGTGTTGAAGATGCTCTGAAAAATGCATCAGACTTGGACATGGGTATTGGAGCCACTGAAGCAGCACTTCCTGGAGCTATTCAGGAAAATGATTCCTCAAGTCTGGATGATGAATTAGTTGTTGCACCTACAAATCGAAGCAGAGGTCACACATCAGGTTCCTCCATGGAAAAATCAGATCTATCATTTAAG AAGTTTGGCGTTACCAG GGCTTATACTTGTTTACTTCGCTCAATGCAGATCAGCCTGACTGGACAGCTTCAGCTTCTCTCTTCCACAGTCTCTACACTTGCTGTACCATCTCCGTCTCTTACAGCAACCCTAGcaa GAGGGGGTAACATTCCTGCTGCAGCTGTTCCGTTGGTTGCTTTGGGAACTCAGAGTGGGACAATCGATGTTGTTGATGTATCAACGAATGCTGTTGCTGCAAGCACTTCGGTTCATACTGGTGTTGTTAGAGGCCTTCGGTGGCTTGGAAATTCAAGattagtttcattttcttacaGTCAG GTGAATGACAAAAGCAGAGGCTACATAAATAGGCTTGTTGTTACCTGCCTTAGAAGTGGGTTGAATAAACCATTTCGTGATTTACAAAAGCCAGAGCGCACTCCCATAAGAGCTCTTAGAACTTCTTCTTCCGGAAG ATCATCGAGGATACTCCTTCACTATTTCAAAGATGAGGAACTATT GTATCTTCTAATTCTTTTCCGTGATGCTCCTGTAGAAGTTTGGGCAATGACCAAGCATCCAGTTATG CTTAGATCATTAGCTCTTCCTTTCACGGTAGTGGAATGGACGCTTCCAGCTGTTCCGCGCCCAGGTCAAGGCGGTCCGTCCAAACAATCGCTCTCAGCATCCGAAGGAGTAACTGCTTCAGGAGACTCTT gGGCGGTAATTGACATATTTTCAGCATCAGTGGGCTCAGATGGATCGCAAGAAGAAACTGTAGAGAGTTTTGCATTTGCACTAGTAAATGGTGCTCTTGGAGTATTTGAAGTCCAAGGACGTCGAATTCGAGATTTCAG ACCTAAATGGCCATCTACTTCATTCGTTCCCTCAGATGGATTGGTTACAGCCATGGCATATCGCTTGCCTCATGTG GTTATGGGAGATAGATCAGGAAACATAAGATGGTGGGATGTAACAACAGGACAGTCATCTGCATTTAATAGTCACAGAGATGGAATACGGAGGATCAAATTTTCTCCTGTTGTTGCTGGAGATCGCAGCAGAGGGCGTGTAGCTGTGCTATTTAATGACAATACATTCTCTGTATTTGATCTG GATTCACCAGATCCGTTAGCCCAATCACTTCTCCAGCCTCAAATTCCTGGCACCCTTGTACTGGAACTTGATTGGCTGCCTCTGAGAACTGATAAAAATGATCCGCTTGTTCTATGCATTGCCGGGGCTGATAGCACCTTCCGGCTCGTTGAGGTTACTGT aaatgaaaagaaagctGGCTTTGTGCCCCAGTCTAAATCAGTAAAGGAGAGGTTTCGTCCTATGCCTATGTATTCCCCTATCTTACTTCCTGTGCCACATGCGCTG GCACTGCGGATGATTTTACAGTTAGGAGTGAAACCATCTTGGTTTAATACGTCTAGCACAACTTTGGAGAAGAGGCCTCATTTAATCCGTGGGATGGCTTCATCCTCTAAGGATCTACGGAGTTACATGATTCAGTTACCGCCTTTAGGGGACCCTGTAGTGCCCGAAATGCTGTTGAAGATACTAGAACCTTATCGGAAAGAAG GTTGCTTGCTGGACGATGAAAGAGCAAAACTTTACGCTGATGTGGTCAAGAAAGGTTATGCTGCAAGATTTGCTTTTGCAGCTTCTGTTTTTGGTGAAACCTCAGAAGCACTTTTCTGGTTGCAACTTCCTCAAGCCATTCGCCATCTGATGAACAAGCTAACGAGAAGGTCTCCGCAGAAAATCTCTTCCCCTACTTTAGACTCAGGAGCTGATGAAGTAGCTATGCCGAGTAAAATACCATCTACTGGATTATCGTCACCTGAAGCCAGGAAGATAGACTCTATG TGTGATGGTTCACTTAGATTGATGGCTTTTGAGCGAGAAGAATTACGGACGCGTGCCAATGAACGTCTTCCTTGGCATGAAAAATTAGACGGAGAAGATTGCATTCAGAAACAAGTACACGA GCTGATATCAGTTGGAAATTTGGAAGCTGCTGTTAGTTTGCTGCTTTCTTCAGCTCCAGATTCTCCATACTTCTATCCAAATGCTCTCCGAGCTGTTGCACTCGCTTCTGCTGTGTCTAAATCTCTTCTCGACCTTGCACTAAAG GTTGTTGCAGCCAACATGGTAAGGACCGACAATTCACTCACTGGTACTCATCTTTTATGTGCCGTTGGTAGGCACCAAGAAGCTTGTTCACAG CTCCAAGATTCTGGACGATGGACCGATGCTGCTACCTTGGCCGCAACACATTTAGAAGGATCGGATTATGCCAG GGTATTGCAAAGGTGGGCTGATCATGTTCTCCATGCGGAGCACAACGTCTGGCG GGCCCTTATTTTATATGTGGCTGCTGGTTCCCTGCAAGAGGCGCTTGCAGCTCTCAGAGAGGTGCAACAGCCTGATACAGTAGCCATGTTTGTCCTCGCGTGTCAGGAGATTCATTCAGAAATCATAACCGAGCTATCAACCCAAGACGAGGAGTCTGAATCTGCTTCTGGTGATGGCACAGTACCGCTGCCCGATCTGCCTGGTCTTGAATCAGGGAAGGAAGAAGTGACAGCGGTTTGTGAATACTTTCAACAGTACCAGAGAAAGCTAGTGCATTTGTGCATGGACTCTCAACCCTACACCGACTGA
- the ARP6 gene encoding actin-related protein 6 (actin-related protein 6 (ARP6); CONTAINS InterPro DOMAIN/s: Actin/actin-like (InterPro:IPR004000); BEST Arabidopsis thaliana protein match is: actin 3 (TAIR:AT3G53750.1); Has 12358 Blast hits to 12072 proteins in 2463 species: Archae - 0; Bacteria - 4; Metazoa - 5326; Fungi - 3155; Plants - 1501; Viruses - 2; Other Eukaryotes - 2370 (source: NCBI BLink).) — protein MSNIVVLDNGGGLIKAGQGGERDPTTVIPNCLYKPLSSKKFIHPSPLTTLSDEIDLTSAAVRRPIDRGYLINSDLQREIWSHLFTSLLHIAPSSSSLLLTEAPLSIPSVQRTTDELVFEDFGFSSLYIAHPQSLVHLYEASRQPDSILSKTQCSLVVDCGFSFTHAVPVLHNFTLNHAIKRIDLGGKAFTNYLKELVSYRSINVMDETFLVDDAKEKLCFVSLDLLRDLRLARNGNTLIKSTYVLPDGVTHTKGYVKDPQAAKRFLSLSEKESVVVMDKVGERKKADMNKNEIDLTNERFLVPETLFQPADLGMNQAGLAECIVRAINSCHSYLQPVLYQSIILTGGSTLFPQLKERLEGELRPLVPDHFDVKITTQEDPILGVWRGGSLLASSPDFESMCVTKAEYEELGSARCRRRFFH, from the exons ATGTCAAACATCGTTGTTCTAGACAACGGCGGTGGTCTAATCAAAGCCGGACAAGGCGGCGAGCGTGATCCCACCACCGTAATCCCGAACTGTCTCTACAAACCTCTCTCTTCCAAAAAATTCATCCACCCATCACCACTCACCACTCTCTCCGACGAAATCGACCTCACCTCCGCCGCCGTACGCCGCCCAATCGACCGTGGCTACCTCATAAACTCCGACCTACAACGCGAAATCTGGTCACACCTATTCACTTCCCTCCTCCACATAGctccttcctcctcctctctccTCCTCACCGAAGCACCACTCTCAATCCCTTCCGTTCAACGAACCACCGACGAACTCGTCTTCGAAGATTTCggattctcttctctctataTAGCTCATCCTCAATCTCTTGTTCATCTCTATGAAGCTAGTCGTCAGCCTGATTCAATCCTCTCAAAGACTCAGTGTAGTCTCGTTGTTGATTGTGGTTTCTCCTTCACTCACGCTGTTCCTGTTCTTCACAATTTCACTCTTAATCACGCCATTAAGAGGATTGATTTAGGAGGAAAAGCTTTTACTAATTACTTGAAGGAATTGGTTTCTTATAGATCTATTAATGTTATGGATGAAACTTTTTTAGTTGATGATGCTAAAGAGaagctttgttttgtttcacttGATCTTCTTCGTGATCTCCGCCTTGCTAGAAATGGGAACACTCTTATCAAGTCTACTTATGTTCTTCCTGATGGTGTTACACATACCAAAGGCTATGTTAAAGACCCTCAAGCTGCTAAGAGGTTTCTTAGTTTGTCAGAGAAAGAGTCTGTGGTGGTGATGGATAAGGttggggagagaaagaaggcTGACAtgaacaaaaat GAGATTGATTTAACGAATGAGCGTTTTCTTGTACCTGAGACGTTATTCCAGCCTGCAGATTTAG GGATGAATCAGGCGGGACTTGCAGAGTGCATTGTCCGAGCTATAAACTCATGCCATTCTTACTTGCAACCAGTTTTGTATCAAAG CATTATCTTAACTGGTGGAAGTACATTATTTCCACAACTTAAGGAGAGACT AGAAGGAGAGCTTCGACCACTTGTCCCAGATCACTTTGATGTGAAGATAACAACTCAGGAGGA CCCCATACTAGGTGTATGGAGAGGTGGTTCACTTTTGGCTTCCAGCCCGGATTTCGAGTCCATGTGTGTCACCAAGGCTGAGTACGAAGAACTTGGATCAGCTCGGTGTCGTAGACGATTCTTTCATTGA